In the Clostridium gelidum genome, GAGCTTGGGGTAGTCACTGGATTCCCACTTTTATCTACAGTTATACTTGCAATGCCCATACTTTCGGCAAAGTTATCCTGAAATTTTTGTAGCAGTTTAATATCAATAACATCTTTTATTTCAAGTGAATCTATATCAATATCGCAATTAATATTTCCAATCATAGTTTTAGTTTCCTCCAATGCTTTCAATTTAATTTCGTTATTATGTTATTATAAATTATTCTTTTAACTTAATGCTGATAAATATATTCTTATTATAGCATATTTTGTAAAAAAATGTATTGCTTATTTTTTAAGAACACTATTTATCAACTAGTTCACTATATCTACAATTTGTGTATTATTATATAGTTATTACATTTACGCTTATCCTTAGAGTGTCTAAGGGACAATCATAAATGGGAGCACTTATAATATCAGAAATCCACATCCTTATTCGCTAGCAACTGGAACAACAGAGTACTTTTTATTTCAATGTAGTATAAGTATGATTTCAACTGTGGGTATCTATATTATTAACGGTAGAAGTAGAATTTAGAAAATATTAAGAACTTTTAATGATTTTATTAAGGTATTTGAGTTAAAATTGAATTATAGTAAATGTTAGTTAGAAAATTTTCTTATAAGTTTTTATAATTATAAAATTAATAATGTTAGAAATAATATTTGGTATAGAAGTTATTAAGTCAAAATAAAAAATATGAGATAGGAGATGGCTTTTTTGGAAAAGGGAACTATTTTAATTGTTGATGATGAAAAGGAAATAAGGGATTTAGTTGATATATATCTTAAGAGTGATGGATATGATACAATGCAAGCTTGTGATGGACTTGAAGCAATTAAGTTGCTTGAAGAAAATGATGTGGATTTAATAATTTTAGATGTTATGATGCCTAATTTAAATGGAGTTGAGGCTTGTTTAAAAATCAGAGAGATGAGAGAAATGCCAATAATAATGTTATCAGCTAAAAGTGAGGATATAGATAAGATCTTAGGACTTAATATGGGAGCTGATGATTATTTAACAAAACCATTTAATCCATTAGAACTTGTAGCAAGGGTAAAATCTCAACTTAGAAGATTTCATAAGTTTAGTAAAAAAGTAGATGTATTAGCGGAAGATAATAATGCAATACATATAGATGATTTAGTTATAAATTTAGAGACTCACGAAGTGATACTCGGCGATAATTTATTAAAACTTACTCCAACTGAATTTGATATTTTAGCATTACTTGGGCAAAGTCGTGGAAAAGTATTTTCAATAGAAAATATTTATGAGAGTGTTTGGAATCAAGAATTTATGACATCAGATAATACTGTTATGGTTCATATAAGAAAGATAAGAGAAAAAACTGAGGAAAATCCAAGAAATCCAAGATTTATAAAAACTGTTTGGGGGGTAGGATATAAAATTGAAAAATAAAAAATTTGATAATCATAAAAATTTTAATAATAATATATCAGATTCAAAGATATTACAACGAATAGAAGATTTAGTGAGTAATATTAAGAAAAAGATTGAAAAGAGTATTAGGTTTGAACTTATGATGGTTATTGGAATATGTTTTTTGATATCATTTATTTTCTATAGTTTTACAAATAATATTTTAAAAAGGGAATACAATGAGCCAAAGATAACCTATGATTATGATTCTATTGAAAGATCAGCTAATGATTTAGCCAAGCAAATAGAAGCACAAGAAAATCTGGATTTAAAGGATAAAAGTAAAATTAGCAGTATTTTAGAAAATGTAGCAAGTGGAGATAAAAGTTACATAACAGATTTGGATGGAAAAGTATTATATAAAACTAAAAATGTAGCCGAAGAAAATATAGATATTTATAGTGCACTAAAAAATGCTATGGCTAAGGTAAATTACGAAAAGTCCGGAGACGTTAAAGAAAAAAACTATATAATGCCATTAAAAGTGGGCAATGATAGAATTTATTTAATATATTCAAGAATACCTGAAGCGACAATAACATATGCTACAATTAATACCTCAAACTCATCATTAGCATTGATTCTTGCAGTTATAGTATTTATAGTTTCTTTTGTAATTATAACAAATAAAAAGATGAAGTATTTGGATGAAATTGCAATTGGTCTTAAAATAATAGCAAGTGGAAATTTAAACTATAGAATACAAGAGAAAGGTACTGATGAAATTAGGAATATAGCTTACAATATAAATTATATGGCTAAGGAAATAGGCGAAAAAATTAATGCAGAAAGAGACGCAGAAAAAACAAAAACAGATTTAATAACGAATGTTTCTCATGATTTAAGAACTCCTCTAACATCTGTAATGGGATATATGGGACTTGTAATTCAGAATAGGTATAAAGATGAAGCAGAAATGAAGGAATATTTAAATATAGCATTTAGTAAAGCAGAAAGACTAAAACTGCTAATTGAGGATTTATTTGAATATACTAAGTTAAATAACAATGGAATAACATTAACCAAAACTAAAGTCAACTTAGCAGAGTTTTTATCACAACTAATAGAG is a window encoding:
- a CDS encoding response regulator transcription factor encodes the protein MAFLEKGTILIVDDEKEIRDLVDIYLKSDGYDTMQACDGLEAIKLLEENDVDLIILDVMMPNLNGVEACLKIREMREMPIIMLSAKSEDIDKILGLNMGADDYLTKPFNPLELVARVKSQLRRFHKFSKKVDVLAEDNNAIHIDDLVINLETHEVILGDNLLKLTPTEFDILALLGQSRGKVFSIENIYESVWNQEFMTSDNTVMVHIRKIREKTEENPRNPRFIKTVWGVGYKIEK
- a CDS encoding ATP-binding protein, translating into MKLKNKKFDNHKNFNNNISDSKILQRIEDLVSNIKKKIEKSIRFELMMVIGICFLISFIFYSFTNNILKREYNEPKITYDYDSIERSANDLAKQIEAQENLDLKDKSKISSILENVASGDKSYITDLDGKVLYKTKNVAEENIDIYSALKNAMAKVNYEKSGDVKEKNYIMPLKVGNDRIYLIYSRIPEATITYATINTSNSSLALILAVIVFIVSFVIITNKKMKYLDEIAIGLKIIASGNLNYRIQEKGTDEIRNIAYNINYMAKEIGEKINAERDAEKTKTDLITNVSHDLRTPLTSVMGYMGLVIQNRYKDEAEMKEYLNIAFSKAERLKLLIEDLFEYTKLNNNGITLTKTKVNLAEFLSQLIEELMPLFDENELAVYRKFESEKISVSIDTLKMLRVFENLITNAIKYSYKPGEILVGLYEKDNTAIVVFRNKGDHLSKEKAEKLFDRFYRLDESRNTNTGGSGLGLAISKNIVELHEGKIWAESIGDNISFYVQLNL